The following are encoded in a window of uncultured Sphaerochaeta sp. genomic DNA:
- a CDS encoding glutamine synthetase III: MFDIDYAKTPVTDFYGVNCFTEVEMGKYLSDPIIRQLKEVQRGQRELTSELADFVASAMKQWALAKGATHFCHWFQPLTGLTAEKHDSFISPTKGGKVLLEFSGKELIKGEGDASSFPNGGLRATFEARGYTAWDTSSPAFIKDVNGVKTLYIPTAFFSYNGEALDKKVPLLRSNQALEKQTLRVLKALGNSKAKRVIVNIGPEQEYFLVDKQFYDQRPDLRLTGRTVMGNLAAKGQELNDHYYGTIGDRVTVFMSELNFELWKLGISSKTQHKEAAPNQFEIAVVYDAANLSTDHNQLLMDVLQMVALRHGMVALLHEKPFLGVNGSGKHDNWSLSTDDGINLLSPGNNVEDNLQFLVFLTAFIKAMDEYAPLIRCGAATAGNDHRLGSAEAPPAIISIYLGEQLSTILDTITMEGCCTKSDRQYVQMGMTMLPQLPKDLTDRNRTSPIAFTGNKFEYRMVGSSQSMAGPNIYINTAVAQVLEEAADRLEAAEDVELECHNIITDFYQGHKRIVFNGNGYSKAWKDEAKKRGLPEFKDTVSALPQMLSEKSLELFEKQKVFTKSEITSRLEIYLQTYSKQINIEASIMVEMCRKYIIPSVSEYVGKLSDTIAKQDAIGLDTTLQKRNVGIVQNALNQAIEATEYLHVCVAKALSFNDEVLTQAEIYRDEVVPQMQTLRSYVDLAETYTEKQYWPFPSYDDLLFRL; encoded by the coding sequence ATGTTCGATATAGACTACGCCAAAACACCGGTTACCGATTTCTATGGAGTCAATTGCTTCACTGAAGTAGAGATGGGTAAGTACCTCAGCGACCCGATCATCAGGCAGCTGAAGGAAGTACAGCGTGGTCAACGTGAACTGACCAGTGAACTGGCAGACTTTGTTGCAAGTGCAATGAAACAGTGGGCCCTTGCAAAAGGTGCAACCCATTTCTGTCACTGGTTCCAGCCCCTTACCGGCCTTACCGCAGAAAAACATGACTCATTCATCAGCCCTACCAAGGGCGGGAAGGTCCTGCTTGAATTCAGCGGGAAGGAGTTGATCAAGGGAGAGGGGGATGCCTCTTCATTTCCAAATGGAGGACTGAGAGCAACATTTGAAGCACGTGGATATACGGCTTGGGATACCTCCTCCCCTGCCTTCATCAAGGACGTCAACGGGGTAAAAACCCTGTACATACCCACTGCATTCTTCTCCTACAACGGGGAAGCACTCGACAAGAAAGTACCATTGCTGAGAAGCAACCAAGCACTCGAAAAACAGACCCTCCGCGTACTAAAGGCTTTGGGAAATTCCAAAGCAAAACGCGTTATTGTCAATATCGGTCCTGAACAGGAATATTTTCTGGTGGACAAGCAGTTTTATGACCAGAGACCCGACCTCAGACTCACTGGACGGACAGTCATGGGTAACTTGGCTGCCAAGGGACAGGAGCTGAATGACCACTACTACGGCACCATTGGGGACCGGGTGACGGTATTCATGAGTGAACTCAATTTTGAGCTTTGGAAACTTGGCATCAGCAGCAAGACCCAGCACAAGGAAGCTGCTCCCAACCAGTTTGAGATCGCAGTTGTATATGATGCTGCGAATCTCTCAACGGATCACAACCAACTTCTGATGGATGTACTCCAGATGGTGGCACTTCGCCACGGCATGGTTGCCCTCCTTCATGAGAAACCTTTCCTGGGAGTGAATGGATCGGGAAAGCATGATAACTGGTCACTCAGTACTGATGATGGCATCAATCTTCTCAGCCCTGGCAACAATGTCGAGGATAATCTGCAATTTCTCGTCTTCCTCACTGCTTTTATCAAGGCAATGGATGAATATGCTCCTCTTATCAGATGCGGAGCCGCCACCGCTGGCAATGACCATCGCCTTGGCAGCGCCGAAGCTCCTCCCGCAATAATCAGCATCTATCTGGGGGAACAGCTCAGCACCATCCTCGACACCATTACCATGGAAGGGTGTTGCACAAAAAGCGACCGACAATACGTTCAGATGGGCATGACCATGCTGCCCCAGCTACCCAAGGACCTGACCGACCGAAACAGAACCAGTCCAATTGCCTTCACCGGTAACAAGTTTGAATACCGTATGGTAGGCTCATCGCAGTCAATGGCAGGCCCGAATATCTATATCAACACTGCTGTTGCGCAAGTTCTTGAGGAAGCTGCCGATCGCCTTGAGGCTGCAGAAGATGTTGAGCTTGAGTGCCACAACATCATTACCGATTTCTACCAAGGCCATAAACGCATTGTTTTCAACGGAAATGGGTATAGCAAAGCGTGGAAAGACGAAGCAAAGAAACGCGGGCTTCCCGAGTTTAAAGACACGGTGAGTGCTCTGCCGCAAATGCTGAGTGAAAAGAGCTTGGAGCTCTTTGAAAAACAAAAGGTTTTTACGAAGAGTGAGATTACCTCCAGACTAGAAATTTACTTGCAGACCTACAGCAAACAGATCAACATTGAAGCTTCGATCATGGTGGAGATGTGCAGAAAGTACATCATTCCTTCTGTAAGCGAATATGTTGGCAAGCTCAGCGATACCATCGCCAAGCAAGATGCCATAGGTCTCGATACCACACTGCAAAAACGTAATGTGGGTATTGTCCAGAATGCTCTCAATCAGGCAATTGAAGCTACAGAATACTTGCATGTCTGTGTAGCAAAAGCACTGTCCTTTAATGACGAAGTGCTGACCCAGGCAGAAATCTATCGTGATGAGGTGGTACCTCAGATGCAAACACTGAGAAGTTATGTCGATCTTGCAGAGACATACACAGAGAAACAATACTGGCCATTTCCCAGTTATGACGACCTGCTCTTCAGACTGTAA
- a CDS encoding alpha-amylase family glycosyl hydrolase: MATAWWEECIVYQIYPRSFQDTNGDGIGDIQGIIKRMDYLVSLGIDAIWLSPIYCSPMADIGYDITDYQNVDSVFGTMADADQLIQEAHKNNIKVIFDMVLNHTSIEHPWFQESRQSKDNDKADYYIWSDTIPNNWQGAFGKRAWSYDEKRKQYYLHSFLEEQPDLNWRNQEVVDAVFSILRYWLDRGVDGFRLDVINCIIKDKTLRSNPRIVGSRPRPYDMQRHIFDRNRPGTHQKLRMMRQLVDTYPDRMLVGEIMVELPGEPELAASFLGRNRDELHLSFDFSLAYTRFNAIKWQRCAKRWCEAIGKNRIPSWVLNNHDIPRLVSRLSGNVAKAKLAALFLLTQRGSIFLYYGEELGLPDSKVPWKAIRDPLGKRYWPVHPGRDPARGPMIWSNEEGYGFTDGESWLPFASNADSYAVTTQEQDASSMLHYYRALIGMRKEEPVFRRGTCTYLKTNNKHIVCYIREYDDEKRLMILNFSARKQNVILCDSAYQKSDWILRFTSQRMLPDTKAESFMLQPWQGCVYSLKSRSS; the protein is encoded by the coding sequence ATGGCAACAGCATGGTGGGAAGAGTGTATCGTCTATCAAATCTATCCACGTAGTTTTCAGGATACAAATGGTGATGGAATTGGGGACATTCAAGGTATCATAAAGAGAATGGATTATCTGGTTTCACTAGGTATCGATGCGATATGGCTGAGTCCGATATATTGCTCACCAATGGCTGATATTGGATATGATATTACTGACTACCAGAATGTTGATTCTGTATTTGGAACAATGGCCGATGCAGATCAATTGATACAAGAAGCGCATAAGAATAATATTAAAGTCATATTTGATATGGTGCTTAATCATACATCAATAGAACATCCATGGTTCCAGGAGAGCAGGCAATCGAAAGATAATGACAAAGCTGATTATTACATCTGGAGTGATACGATACCAAATAACTGGCAAGGAGCATTTGGGAAAAGAGCGTGGAGCTATGATGAGAAGAGGAAGCAATACTATCTACACTCTTTCCTTGAGGAGCAGCCAGATCTCAATTGGAGGAACCAAGAGGTTGTGGATGCAGTGTTTTCAATCCTGAGATATTGGCTGGATCGTGGGGTGGATGGATTTCGTCTTGATGTGATCAATTGCATAATCAAGGACAAGACACTGAGAAGCAATCCCAGAATTGTTGGGTCTCGTCCGAGGCCGTATGACATGCAGCGGCATATCTTTGACAGAAATAGGCCGGGAACACATCAGAAATTGAGAATGATGCGCCAATTGGTAGATACCTACCCAGACAGGATGTTGGTAGGTGAAATCATGGTTGAGTTGCCAGGGGAGCCGGAGTTGGCTGCCTCATTCTTGGGAAGGAACAGGGATGAACTCCATCTCTCCTTTGATTTCTCTCTTGCATATACTCGATTCAATGCTATCAAGTGGCAACGATGCGCAAAGCGTTGGTGTGAAGCAATTGGTAAAAATAGAATACCGAGTTGGGTACTAAATAACCATGATATACCAAGATTAGTAAGCCGACTTTCTGGAAATGTAGCGAAAGCGAAACTTGCTGCTCTGTTTCTGCTCACGCAGAGAGGCTCAATATTTTTATACTACGGAGAAGAATTGGGTTTGCCCGATTCAAAAGTTCCTTGGAAAGCGATCAGAGATCCTCTAGGAAAACGGTATTGGCCGGTTCATCCAGGAAGGGATCCAGCAAGGGGACCGATGATCTGGTCCAATGAAGAGGGATACGGTTTTACAGATGGAGAAAGCTGGCTTCCATTTGCCTCCAATGCTGACTCCTATGCAGTAACAACGCAAGAGCAAGATGCTTCATCCATGTTACATTACTATCGAGCACTGATTGGAATGAGAAAAGAAGAGCCTGTTTTCAGACGTGGTACTTGTACATATTTGAAGACGAACAACAAGCATATTGTTTGTTACATACGGGAATATGATGATGAGAAGCGATTGATGATTCTGAATTTCAGCGCAAGAAAACAGAATGTTATACTCTGTGACTCGGCGTATCAAAAAAGTGACTGGATTTTGCGCTTTACTTCACAACGAATGCTTCCGGATACCAAGGCCGAATCTTTTATGCTTCAGCCTTGGCAGGGATGCGTTTACAGTCTGAAGAGCAGGTCGTCATAA